The Aerosakkonema funiforme FACHB-1375 DNA window CGGCTACACCCCGAAAAACTACGGCGGCGGCTACTTTGGCTGGATTTCTATGCGGGATGCCCTAGCCACTTCCATCAACACAGTTGCCGTCAAGGTACTGCTTGATGTCGGATTTCAACCCACGATCGACATCGCTCACAAAATGGGCATAAAATCCGAACTCAAACCTACCTACTCCCTCGCCTTGGGAGCCTCGGAACTCAATTTGCTGGAACTGACCAACGGCTACGGCACCTTGGCTACTGGGGGTGTATATGCCGAATCTCACGGCATTCGTCGCGTCCTCGACCAGCGCGGCAAAGTTCTTTACCAAGCCAACTTTAAACCCCAACAAGCCATAGATACAGAAACAGCTTCCATCATGAATTGGATGCTGCGGGAAGTAGTCAATGGCGGTACGGGTCGCGCCGCTTACCTCAACGATCGACCCGTTGCCGGCAAAACCGGTACTTCTGACGAAGCCCGCGACCTTTGGTTCATCGGCTACATTCCCCAAGCAGTGACAGGAGTTTGGCTGGGTAACGACGATAATAGCCCTACTGTCGGCAGCAGCAGCACAGCCGCCATGACCTGGCACAATTTTATGGTCAAAGCTGTAGATGGTATGCCGGTGGAGAAGTTCGCCGAACGACCCCAGAAACTGGAAGGTCGCAAAGCAACGATCGCAATTCAGCCGATCGAGCCGGGCAAAATCTACTCTGGCAAAATTGCCAGAAAAGTTGAGAAGGAAGAGCCTCCCGCTCCTCAGAAAATTATCGTCTCCAAACAAGATAGGGACGAAAAACCGGTTACCCGCAGTGTACGAAGTCAAGACGACTCGGATACACCTACACCCCAACGTCGCCGCCGTCGCTATTCCCAGGTGACGGAAACAAAATATATCAGCGATAGTTCTCCCGCACCGCGCCGCGTTCGATCGGAAAGACTGCGACGGCGTTCCTACACCGCCGATACCAATTCGGCACCCACACAGCCGGTCAGGCAGTCTCGTCGGCGTTCCTACACCGCCGATACCAATTCGGCACCCACACAGCCGGTCAGGCAGTCTCGTCGGCGCTACTACACCGCCAATACCAATTCGGCACCCGCACAGCCGGTCAGGCAGTCTCGTCGGCGTTACTACTCCGCCAATGCCAATTCGGCACCCGCACAACCGGTCAGGCAGTCTCGTCGGCGCTACTACTCCGCCAATGCCAATTCGGCACCCGCACAACCGGTCAGGCAGTCTCGTCGGCGCTACTACACCGCCAATACCAATTCGGCACCCGCACAGCCGGTCAGGCAGTCTCGTCGGCGCTACTACACCGCCGATACGAACGCCGCCCCAGCAACATATCGTGCAGAGCGATCTCGCCGTCGCACAGTACAGCAATATACCGCTCAATCAGAAGCACCGCGTCGTCGCACAGTACGGCAGTATACCGCGCAATCGCAAGCTCCTCGTCGTCGCACAGAACAATATAGCAATAAGTCGGAGCCGCGTCGTCGCACGGTACAGCAGTACAATGCTGTCTCGGAAACTCCTCGCCGTCGCACGGTAAGGCAGTACAGCGCTCAATCAGAGTCGTCTCGGCGAACTCGGCGTTACTCCACCCCATCCTATACTGCTGCCGCCCCGGTACGGTCTCGATCGGAACGCCGTCGAGTCCAACGCGCTTCCTCGGCATCTCGATCGATACAGAGACAGGCACCGACTCTTGCCAGACCTCTACCGGCAGCCGCTCCCCCTACTATTGAACTGAACACTCACCGCTAAGGTCGAGAAAGAGTGGGGGAGTGGGGGAGCGGAAGAATTTAATTTTCGCTTTTCCCTCTTCCCTAACCCCTAACCCCGACGCCCTTTCCCTCTCCCCCTAATGATATGGATACAAGCAGACACCATCATACTGCGATCGAACTTGGGGGGGATGGATAATTTTACTCATTTTCTCTACCCTGTAAACAGAGATTAATTCGGGAGTTAATAACAGATGAACATACTGATGGAAGCCGCCACCAATACCCCTCATTTTCCAGTATCTTTTACAGCGGTCTATGTTGTTGGTTTTATCGCCGCTGTAACTATTGGCTCGATCGCCTGGTACAATTCCAAGCGTCCCGTAGGTTGGGAAGACAAAGAGCGCCCCAGCATTGTGCCGGAAGTTAAAAAGGATGAAACTCCAGGCATCGGCACACCTAGAAGCTAATCGGTAATAGGTAATGGCGAATGGCAACCTGTAAAGAAAAATTCCGCGCTCGCCAATTACCAATTACCCATTATCAACTAGCTCATAGCTAATTGTATCGATCGACCCAGCGGCGATACAGCTTTTGAATCTCTCCTAGCACGCGACTTTGAATTGGCTGGGGCGATTCGTTGCCTGGGTCGAGCTGCTGTAGCATAGTTAACAGTTTGGCTTCTTCATTAGCGACTTCGCCATCGCTGTAAATTAAAGCGCTGATGGCTTCGATCAAGTCTTGGCATTGTTGGGAGGTGGGGCGATCGCCTAAATACTCTTCCACCCACCGATAACACTCCTTCGGCTCTACTGACCGGAATTCATACAGCAAAGGTTTAATCTCCGGATCGTCGGCAACTCCCTTTTCTTTTGCTACTCGGTGCAGATATTCCCGTTCCTCCGGTTGAATTTTACCGTCAATCCAAGCAGCGCCGATGAGAATTTTAACGAGATTTTTGACGTTGGAGTTAGCAATCATTGGCTTTTCCCCTAAACTGATCCGTTCCTCACCCATCATTACTCAAAACTATTGCTAACCGCCTTTTTTTATTTTGACTTTTGAATGATTGACTTTTGACTTTTCTAGTCCCCAGTCCCTCTCTTTAAACGCACCATAAAAAAGCCGTCCATTTGATGTCGGTGGGGCCAAACTTTTATCCACCCAGCAGGTAATCTCAAGTCCATCAGCGGTGAATTGGAGGGTGGTGGTTCAATTTGCCAGCTTGGGCGATGGGAAAGAAATGCTTCTACGACACTTTCATTCTCTAAAGGATGCAGGGTGCAAGTTGAATAGACGAGGATGCCACCCGGCTTGACGTAAGCGGACGTTTTATTTAACAATTCTGTTTGCAGAGTCGAAAGTTGTCGCACTGTTTCGGGAGTTTGTCGCCAACGCGCATCCGCATGGCGATGCAGGGTTCCCAAACCGGAACAGGGTACGTCTAGTAAAACTCGATCGGCTAAATTAATAAATTGAGGTAGGTTGCAGCTATCTCCCGTACAAATTTCGATCGACTTTAAGCTGA harbors:
- a CDS encoding tellurite resistance TerB family protein, translating into MIANSNVKNLVKILIGAAWIDGKIQPEEREYLHRVAKEKGVADDPEIKPLLYEFRSVEPKECYRWVEEYLGDRPTSQQCQDLIEAISALIYSDGEVANEEAKLLTMLQQLDPGNESPQPIQSRVLGEIQKLYRRWVDRYN
- the psb35 gene encoding photosystem II assembly protein Psb35, with protein sequence MNILMEAATNTPHFPVSFTAVYVVGFIAAVTIGSIAWYNSKRPVGWEDKERPSIVPEVKKDETPGIGTPRS